The DNA window TTGTTGAACAGGAATATACTAAAAGCAGCAAGTATAAATTAATTTTAGACATATATGATCCAATTACTTTTACTAGAAAAAATACGGGAGTTTTAGTTAACGAGGTTGAAACTCAAGATAAAGAACATCCTGTACCACTAAAAACATTTGCTGCAAACAATAAGCTTTATACATTTTATATAGACTATGACCGAAAAAGCACCATTATTAAACTTGTAGTGGCGGACATAACCGGAAAAGTAATAACTCAGCCAACAACTATTGCTGAAGTATCGGATAAAAAAGGAATGTATACAGGCTCAATTAATTATGATGTCGTGTTTTCACCAGATTTAACAAAATTCGCTGTTGGATTATCCATTAAGTATTTGATGTATCCGCAAGATTCCTATATCACCATTTACAACTCTAACTCACTTGAAAAAATTAAAACTGTTAATCCCACACAAAAAATCGAAGACCTCTATCTATTTAGTGGGACCTTTTCAATTAATGATAATGGCGATGTAATCTGCGCGCAACACATTTCAAAATTTGACACTGATATAAAATACCAAATTGTAGCTTATGAGCTAATTGGTTCGAAAGATTCAAAGTCTAAGGTATTTACAATTACAGACAAACTAAATATCAGAAGCGCTTTGTTCTTGGCAGACCAAAACAAATTTATAACTGCCGGGTTATGTAACGATATTGAAACGAAAGGCGGACCAGAACCCAAGCTTGCTAATTACTTCTTTGAAACTGATGGATCCGGAAAAGTAAAGAACCTTTCTTTTAATTATTTTAACGACGATTTTTATAAGCGCATGGGATACAAATTAGGAACTTGGGCTATCGAAAAAGGCACTGCTGACAAATCTTATATTGTAAAAGAACTAATTAAAAACAATAACGATTACTATTTCATGTTCACACAAGGTTTTTCAGGAACTAATAGTTCCGGCCCTTATCAACTTGAGCGTGAATTAATGACTTGTAAGTATTCCTCCGAAGGAAAATTTCAGTGGTGTGCCATCATACCTAAAAGCACCCTAAATAAGGTGAAAAATTTCCATTATACCTTTAATGGTGATAAACTATATTTTATCTATGCTGAACACCCATCAAATTTTGAAAAGATTGGCATATACGATGATAAGCTTAAAGAGATTGAAGACATCAAAAACTATAAAGATGCTGTATTCGCACAAACAACCATTGATGTAAAAACCGGAGCAGTGGAAAGAAAATTATATCCATCCGTTGATGGTGTTTTTATAACCCCAATTAACAGAAGCATTTCCATTAATGATGGCAAATCTATTGTTGTAAGATTTGTACGTAAAAACAAATTCTCGTATGGAAGGATGCTATTAATGAAGTAATGATTACTTTATTGAATAGAGTTCGATATTAATTCAATTATTCAAAAAAATATTACTGAGAAAAAAGTTATTAAATGAGAAACGTCGTCTTAATTTTGATGTGCTTGGTTAGATTTTCATTCGGCCAGACTTTACCAATACCAGCCTGGATGCAGAACATTGGTTCTGACGGAGGCTTAGATGAAGGTTACGGAATTGCAACTGATGCCGCCGGGAATATATATATTGTAGGAGAATTTAAAGGACGCGTTGATTTTGATCCTTCCTCTACAAGCACTTATACTCTATTAGCAAATGGCTCTACAGATGGGTTTGTGGCAAAATACACAAGTAACGGTAATTTTTTATGGGCCTTTAATATTGGGGGCTCCGATATCGCTTCTATCAAATCAATAAAACTAGATGGTGCAGGAAATATTTATATCTGTGGATTATTCTCAGGAAACAACATAGAATTCGATCCGTCAGTAAATACTTTCTCTTTAAACGCTTTGGGTACCGGACTTGCAACTGACGCTTTTATTGCTAAATATGATGGTAATCAAACTCCTAATTCTACAAGTTTTTTTCAATGGGCATTTCCAATTGGAAACGTTTGGACAGATCAAGCGAATGCATTAACTGTTGATGGTTTAGGAAATATCTATGTGACTGGTCACTTTAATATTTCATCGGATTTTGACCCATCGGTCAATAGTTACACAGTTGGTGCTAATGCTGATGTTTTTGTTGCAAAATATGATGCTAATCTAACACCTTCTTCTACCTCATTTTTCAAATGGGCTTTTGCCATTGGTGGAATAACTGCAGGTGATAGCGGATATGGTATCGAAACAGATGCTAGTGGTAACGTTTATTTAACTGGGGAATTTGCTAGTACTGCGGATTTCAATCCATCGTCTGGGACAGCTAATTTCAATGGAGGAAATGGTAACGCGTTTGTTGCAAAGTACGATGGAAATTTATTACCTAGTTCAACCTCTTTTTATAAATGGGCTTTTCATTTTGGTGGCCCCATACAAGATGTAGCCTATAGCTTAGATATAGACAGTTTGGGTTATTTATATGTGACAGGTAATTTTTCAGGGAGTAATATTGATATGAATCCTTCTTCCGTTACATCTACTATAAGTTCTCTTGGTGGTTCAACTAATTGTTACTTGGCGAAGTATGATGGAAATTTAACTCCAACTTCAACAAGTTTTTATCAATGGGCTTTTGCAATTGGTGACTCTACTAGCAGCATGGGTAAATCTGTAACCATCAAGAATAACAATATTTATCTTACGGGTTATTTTGGGAAAAAAGCAGATTTTGATCCGTCAATTAATACCTATTCCTTATCCGCAATTGCAAATGATGTTTTTGTTGCATCCTATGATAATAATCTTAATCCAACTGCAACAGGCTTTCTAAAATGGAGTTTTAATATTGGCGGTATTTATGGTGATGTTGGAAACGCAATTCACTTTAATCCCGTTACATCTAATATTGTAGTTACAGGTGCTTTCTCCGGACAAAATGTGGATTTCGACCCTTCGTCTGCTTCTAATACCCTTAGCTCCACCTGGCCAATAAGCGGTGATGCGTTTTGTGGCATATACTCTAACAATGGAAATTACATCAATGCATTTCCTTTAGGAAATTCATATGCGGGTAATTATGTTAATACAGTTGCCACTGATGTAAATGGAAATGTATTTGCCGCAGGAAATTTTACAGGAATAATTGATTTTGACTTAGGGCCGGGCATTTGGGAATTGAATTCAATAAATGGCAGAGGATTCGTTGCGAAATATAATAGTAGTGGTAACCTCTTATGGGCTTTTAATATCTATTCAGAATGTAAAGAACTAGATGTAGATCCTTATGGAAATGTATACTTAGCCTCTCAAGGTACATTAAACAACAATGATTACGATCCATCTCCTAACACTTTTACATTAAATCCTCCGGGTGCATTAGACATTCTGATTACAAAATACGATGGTAATCTTTCGCCCGGCTCAACCAGTTTTTTTAAATGGGCATTTCCGATTGGTGGCGCAACCGGGGCGGATATGGTTTTCGGCCTTGATGTTGATTCACTTCAGCAAGTTTATGTAACAGGATATGTTTCAGACACAGTTGATTTCGACCCTTCAATCAATACTAATATCGCAATTTCAAACCCCGGCAATCAAGATGTTTTTTTAGCCAAATATGATGGAAGCCTTACGCCTGCATCATCCTCTTTTCATAAATGGGGATTTCTAATTGGAGGTAATGGCAACTATGATTTAGGTTTTGATATTACCTCCGATAAGGCTGGAAATGTTTTTGTTTGTGGTCGTTTCTCCGGGAATAATATTGACTTTGATCCATCAACAAGTTCATCATACACATTAACCGCAAATGCTAACTTGGATATTTTCGTGGCTAAGTACAATGGAAATCTCACTCCTTCTTCAGCTTCTTTTACACAATGGGCTTTTAACGCTGGCGGCATAGGTGACGATGAAGCTACAGCAATATGCGTTGACTCTATTGGTGGTGTATATATTACTGGAACTTTTCATGGTACCGGAATAGATTTTAATCCCTCTTCAAGCATGAATGGAACAAGCTCATTAGGATTTAGTGATGCGTTTGTTGCAAAATATGACGGAACTCAACTACCCTCCTCGTCTTCATTTTTCAAATGGGTATTTAATCTTGGAGGCAATAATTACGATGTTGGTGCAGACTTGGCTTTATATAAAGAAAACTTATATGTTTCAGGTTTCTTTTATAACACTGTTGATTTTAATCCACCTACTTACCAAACCTATACAATCTCTTCTCCGGGTTATTATAGCCAGTATATAGCATGCTATAATACTAATTTTACACCAAGTTCAAATTCATTTTTTAAAGGCGCCTTTAGTATAGTTGGAGCAAATTCCGGATCCAAACACGAACTTTATACTGATGATAATGGCTCACTTTACGCCACAGGTGGATATAAAGGAAATCTGATCGAATTTGACCCAACAAGTACAACATTATTATCGAGTAGCGAAGGTAAAGGAACTCTCTTTAGTGGTTTTTTAGTTAAGTATGGTAGTTTTTGTTCATTCCCATCTGTACCTATTGTTACCACAAATACTGTTACATGCATTGGTGTTACCAATACAGTAAGCTTAAGTGGAGCCAATCTTAATAACGCAAGCAACTGGACTTGGTATATTGGTGGTTGTGGCGGAACTCCTGTGGGTACAGGCACAGCCATTGTCATGACTCATACTGCACCTGCAAATGTAACTTATTATGTAAGAGGTGAAGGAGGATGTGTTGGTTCCTTAGCATCTTGTGGATCAGTATTTGTGTTTGTAAATGCTCTACCCTCAATCGGCATTGTAGGGAATGACACTTTGTGTTTTGGTAAAAACATGACATTAATAGGAACCGGAGCTAATACATATACATGGAATTCATCAATAGTTTCAAACACTCTAAATGTTAGTCCAACGGTAACTACAACTTATTCATTATCCGGTACTGATTTAAATGGATGTATCAATTCAACTACACTGGGAATGACTGTTATTCCATCTCCTACTATCTCTATTATTGGAGTTGATAGCATATGTTACGCAACAACAACAACGCTAACCGCTACCGGTGGTACAAGTTACATTTGGAGCACAGGTCCATTAACCAATACAATTGTTGTTACTCCATTTACTACAACAACTTACTCTGTCATCGGGATTTCAGGAGTTTGCAATTCAACTGCTTCACATACAATAACCATAAAACCAAGTCCTATAATCACATTTACATGTAGTGCTCCTGGATGGATTTGGGGACCGTCTTGTCAACAAACAGCCACAATTACAGCTAATGGGGCGTCAACATATTCTTGGAA is part of the Bacteroidota bacterium genome and encodes:
- a CDS encoding SBBP repeat-containing protein; this encodes MCLVRFSFGQTLPIPAWMQNIGSDGGLDEGYGIATDAAGNIYIVGEFKGRVDFDPSSTSTYTLLANGSTDGFVAKYTSNGNFLWAFNIGGSDIASIKSIKLDGAGNIYICGLFSGNNIEFDPSVNTFSLNALGTGLATDAFIAKYDGNQTPNSTSFFQWAFPIGNVWTDQANALTVDGLGNIYVTGHFNISSDFDPSVNSYTVGANADVFVAKYDANLTPSSTSFFKWAFAIGGITAGDSGYGIETDASGNVYLTGEFASTADFNPSSGTANFNGGNGNAFVAKYDGNLLPSSTSFYKWAFHFGGPIQDVAYSLDIDSLGYLYVTGNFSGSNIDMNPSSVTSTISSLGGSTNCYLAKYDGNLTPTSTSFYQWAFAIGDSTSSMGKSVTIKNNNIYLTGYFGKKADFDPSINTYSLSAIANDVFVASYDNNLNPTATGFLKWSFNIGGIYGDVGNAIHFNPVTSNIVVTGAFSGQNVDFDPSSASNTLSSTWPISGDAFCGIYSNNGNYINAFPLGNSYAGNYVNTVATDVNGNVFAAGNFTGIIDFDLGPGIWELNSINGRGFVAKYNSSGNLLWAFNIYSECKELDVDPYGNVYLASQGTLNNNDYDPSPNTFTLNPPGALDILITKYDGNLSPGSTSFFKWAFPIGGATGADMVFGLDVDSLQQVYVTGYVSDTVDFDPSINTNIAISNPGNQDVFLAKYDGSLTPASSSFHKWGFLIGGNGNYDLGFDITSDKAGNVFVCGRFSGNNIDFDPSTSSSYTLTANANLDIFVAKYNGNLTPSSASFTQWAFNAGGIGDDEATAICVDSIGGVYITGTFHGTGIDFNPSSSMNGTSSLGFSDAFVAKYDGTQLPSSSSFFKWVFNLGGNNYDVGADLALYKENLYVSGFFYNTVDFNPPTYQTYTISSPGYYSQYIACYNTNFTPSSNSFFKGAFSIVGANSGSKHELYTDDNGSLYATGGYKGNLIEFDPTSTTLLSSSEGKGTLFSGFLVKYGSFCSFPSVPIVTTNTVTCIGVTNTVSLSGANLNNASNWTWYIGGCGGTPVGTGTAIVMTHTAPANVTYYVRGEGGCVGSLASCGSVFVFVNALPSIGIVGNDTLCFGKNMTLIGTGANTYTWNSSIVSNTLNVSPTVTTTYSLSGTDLNGCINSTTLGMTVIPSPTISIIGVDSICYATTTTLTATGGTSYIWSTGPLTNTIVVTPFTTTTYSVIGISGVCNSTASHTITIKPSPIITFTCSAPGWIWGPSCQQTATITANGASTYSWNTGSNLQTIVVSPSVTTNYMVYGTFVNGCASSGVYPLTVYPCTDVNEINLKNNISIYPNPTSNLIFISTTSQEEFVEIYNSEGKEILKRNIFQGTTEFNLDKLSAGLYLIKINSKTYRIVLN